A region from the Stutzerimonas stutzeri genome encodes:
- the secE gene encoding preprotein translocase subunit SecE: protein MNIKAEAKDTRFDLVKWLVVAALVVVAVVGNQYYSAEPILYRVLALLAFAVVAAFVALQTSKGRSFFVLLKEARVEIRKVVWPTRQETTQTTLIVVAVVLVMALLLWGLDSLLGWLVSMVVG from the coding sequence ATGAATATCAAAGCAGAAGCCAAAGACACGCGCTTCGATCTGGTGAAGTGGCTTGTTGTGGCTGCTTTGGTGGTTGTGGCGGTGGTTGGTAATCAGTATTACTCCGCAGAGCCGATCCTGTATAGAGTCCTCGCGTTACTCGCTTTCGCTGTGGTTGCTGCTTTTGTGGCGCTGCAGACGTCAAAAGGTCGCTCCTTTTTTGTGTTGTTGAAAGAGGCGCGCGTCGAGATTCGCAAGGTCGTTTGGCCGACCCGTCAAGAAACCACTCAGACCACTTTGATTGTCGTGGCTGTTGTGCTGGTTATGGCGCTGCTGTTGTGGGGGCTCGATTCCCTGCTCGGTTGGCTGGTTTCCATGGTTGTAGGTTAA
- the tuf gene encoding elongation factor Tu — protein MAKEKFERNKPHLNVGTIGHVDHGKTTLTAALTKVCAETWGGSARDFSQIDNAPEEKARGITINTSHVEYDSSIRHYAHVDCPGHADYVKNMITGAAQMDGAILVCSAADGPMPQTREHILLSRQVGVPYIVVFLNKADMVDDAELLELVEMEVRDLLSTYDFPGDDTPIIIGSALMALNGQDDNEMGVSAVRKLVETLDSYIPEPERAIDKPFLMPIEDVFSISGRGTVVTGRVERGIVKVQEEIEIVGIRATTKTTCTGVEMFRKLLDEGRAGENVGVLLRGTKRDDVERGQVLAKPGTIKPHTKFEGEVYVLSKEEGGRHTPFFKGYRPQFYFRTTDVTGNCELPEGVEMVMPGDNIKMVVTLIAPIAMEDGLRFAIREGGRTVGAGVVAKIIE, from the coding sequence ATGGCTAAAGAAAAATTCGAACGTAACAAACCGCACCTGAACGTCGGCACCATTGGTCACGTCGACCATGGCAAGACGACTCTGACTGCTGCGTTGACCAAGGTCTGTGCTGAGACCTGGGGCGGTTCTGCGCGTGATTTCTCGCAGATCGATAACGCGCCGGAAGAGAAGGCTCGTGGTATCACCATCAACACCTCTCACGTTGAATACGATTCCTCGATCCGTCATTACGCTCACGTTGACTGCCCGGGCCACGCTGACTACGTGAAGAACATGATCACCGGTGCTGCCCAAATGGACGGCGCGATCCTGGTTTGCTCGGCTGCCGACGGCCCCATGCCGCAGACTCGCGAGCACATCCTGCTGTCTCGCCAGGTTGGCGTTCCTTACATCGTTGTCTTCCTGAACAAGGCTGACATGGTGGACGACGCTGAGTTGCTGGAGCTGGTTGAGATGGAGGTGCGTGACCTGCTGTCGACCTACGACTTCCCAGGCGACGATACGCCAATCATCATTGGTTCCGCGCTGATGGCTCTGAACGGCCAGGACGATAACGAGATGGGCGTATCGGCTGTGCGTAAGCTGGTCGAGACTCTGGATAGCTATATTCCGGAGCCCGAGCGTGCCATCGACAAGCCGTTCCTGATGCCGATCGAGGACGTGTTCTCGATCTCCGGTCGCGGTACCGTTGTGACTGGTCGTGTAGAGCGCGGCATCGTCAAGGTTCAGGAAGAAATCGAGATCGTTGGTATTCGTGCCACGACCAAAACTACCTGCACCGGTGTCGAGATGTTCCGCAAGCTGCTCGACGAAGGTCGTGCGGGTGAGAACGTTGGCGTGCTGCTGCGTGGCACCAAGCGTGATGATGTCGAGCGTGGTCAGGTTCTGGCCAAGCCGGGCACCATTAAGCCGCACACCAAGTTCGAAGGCGAAGTCTACGTGCTGAGCAAGGAAGAAGGTGGTCGTCACACGCCGTTCTTCAAAGGCTACCGTCCGCAGTTCTACTTCCGTACTACTGACGTGACTGGTAACTGCGAGCTGCCGGAAGGCGTTGAAATGGTAATGCCGGGCGACAACATCAAGATGGTTGTCACCCTGATTGCTCCGATCGCCATGGAGGACGGTCTGCGTTTCGCGATTCGCGAAGGTGGTCGTACCGTTGGTGCTGGCGTGGTTGCAAAGATCATCGAATAA